A stretch of Fusarium fujikuroi IMI 58289 draft genome, chromosome FFUJ_chr10 DNA encodes these proteins:
- a CDS encoding related to beta-glucosidase, which produces MVRFSVTSLALTGSLAYHVIAAPSANNEAWKNKALSPAERAEALLPTLKWTEKIAQLGGIRKLLDPNSSFNQTAYDTLYPLQHGILSYGSQLNPAEKVLPFANKVRQEQMQDGKVPYITVTDSVNSIYVPGGTLFPATLSLSTTWDLDLYGQVAGAIRDENMALGTHWVLSPELDVAKDPRYGRVGETYGEDVYLVGEFAAQYVRTMEEKDKNGFIKVATTVKHFLYGEGAGGINTASMAGGINHLYNDLALPYIRVLKENPASIMVSYSSIDRVPMSINKQLLQGMLRSEMGFDGLLMSDAVAIPHLHTQSLVASTLKDAATKALRAGLQLELAPQQPAAFPTLVNSSDDQEIVRLVDEAVKQHLIIKFATGMFDLPLPTMKNLKKVLRASKHLDINRKASRESIVLLQNKNNFLPKSKIPKVALLGPMADILNPGSYAPSTSEKPLHGRTLKGSLEAALGAKNVKYIKGVDIAFVRDSDTEGIQAAVAAAKEAGLAIVAVGSLSVYTLDPNAGERTDGEFFTHASLGFPGSQQQLIDAVLDAGVPTIVVLSGGQSFVLNNSTVRADAILHTFLAGEFTADSAVEIIQGKVNPSGKLTVTMPQAEGALPVYYDYMSSDAQGGVSFIQTPSICATYDYNFPCLKRGDAPMPFGYGLSYTTFDVSAPKITQNGNAVSISVAVTNTGSLTGKEVVQVYQRPSNSEIELPNKRLIRFQKVEVNSGQSKVVNFRIPKNDLGYYNNAKYQVESGEYIFWTGSSSKMTDLKNATITL; this is translated from the exons ATGGTCCGTTTCTCTGTGACGAGCCTAGCTCTTACTGGGTCCTTGGCGTACCATGTGATCGCCGCACCGAGCGCAAACAACGAAGCCTGGAAAAACAAAGCTCTCTCCCCAGCTGAGCGCGCCGAGGCTCTCTTGCCCACACTCAAATGGACAGAGAAGATCGCCCAGTTAGGTGGTATAAGAAAGCTTCTGGATCCTAATTCATCCTTTAACCAGACTGCATATGATACGTTGTACCCTCTGCAGCATGGTATACTAA GTTACGGCTCACAATTGAATCCTGCTGAAAAGGTGCTGCCATTTGCGAACAAGGTCCGACAGGAGCAGATGCAGGATGGCAAAGTTCCATACATTACAGTCACAGATTCGGTCAACTCCATCTATGTGCCTGGAGGGACCCTCTTTCCAGCAACACTCTCACTCTCCACGACATGGGACCTAGATCTGTATGGCCAAGTAGCGGGAGCGATTCGAGACGAGAACATGGCGCTCGGGACGCACTGGGTACTAAGTCCCGAGCTAGACGTAGCCAAGGATCCCAGATACGGCCGTGTGGGTGAGAC CTACGGCGAAGATGTCTATCTTGTCGGTGAATTCGCAGCGCAGTATGTTCGAACTATggaagagaaagacaagaacGGATTCATCAAAGTCGCCACCACGGTCAAGCACTTCTTATACGGAGAAGGCGCGGGCGGTATCAACACTGCCAGCATGGCCGGCGGCATCAATCATTTGTACAACGATCTCGCCCTTCCGTACATTCGCGTGCTCAAGGAAAACCCTGCGTCTATCATGGTGTCATATTCCAGTATCGACCGTGTCCCCATGTCAATCAACAAACAGCTTCTGCAGGGTATGCTGAGATCTGAAATGGGCTTTGATGGCCTACTCATGTCGGACGCCGTGGCCATTCCACATCTTCATACCCAAAGCCTCGTAGCTTCAACTCTCAAGGATGCAGCTACCAAGGCCCTCCGTGCCGGATTGCAACTCGAGCTagctcctcaacaaccaGCCGCATTTCCGACTCTTGTTAACAGTTCGGACGATCAGGAGATCGTGAGGCTGGTAGACGAGGCAGTGAAGCAGCATTTGATCATCAAGTTTGCGACTGGCATGTTTGATCTTCCCTTGCCCACGATgaagaacctcaagaagGTGCTTCGCGCATCCAAGcatctcgacatcaaccGGAAGGCTTCACGCGAATCCATCGTCCTACtacagaacaagaacaattTTCTTCCCAAATCCAAGATCCCCAAGGTTGCACTCCTCGGCCCCATGGCCGACATTTTGAATCCTGGAAGCTACGCTCCCAGTACGAGCGAGAAACCCTTGCATGGACGCACGCTGAAGGGGAGCCTCGAGGCAGCGCTCGGAGCCAAGAACGTTAAGTACATCAAGGGCGTTGACATTGCTTTCGTACGTGATAGTGATACTGAGGGCATCCAAGCTGCTGTCGCTGCAGCAAAGGAGGCCGGCCTTGCGATTGTGGCTGTTGGATCTCTGTCCGTATACACTCTGGATCCAAATGCTGGTGAGCGTACGGATGGCGAATTCTTCACACATGCCAGTTTGGGCTTCCCCGGTAGTCAGCAGCAACTCATTGACGCCGTTCTCGACGCCGGCGTGCCAACGATTGTTGTTCTCAGTGGTGGCCAGTCGTTTGTGCTCAACAACTCAACCGTACGGGCCGACGCCATCCTCCACACGTTCCTCGCTGGCGAGTTCACCGCCGACAGCGCAGTCGAGATTATTCAGGGCAAGGTTAACCCCAGTGGCAAGCTGACTGTAACTATGCCGCAAGCTGAGGGAGCCCTCCCAGTGTACTACGACTATATGTCTTCTGACGCACAAGGAGGCGTAAGCTTCATTCAGACTCCCAGTATTTGCGCCACATATGACTACAACTTCCCCTGTCTAAAACGAGGTGATGCTCCCATGCCGTTCGGCTACGGCCTCAGCTACACCACCTTCGACGTCTCTGCTCCTAAGATTACTCAGAACGGCAACGCCGTTTCTATCTCGGTCGCGGTGACCAACACAGGCTCCCTTACGGGCAAGGAGGTCGTTCAGGTCTATCAGAGACCCTCGAACTCCGAGATCGAGCTACCAAACAAACGCCTGATCCGCTTTCAGAAGGTTGAGGTAAATTCAGGACAGAGCAAGGTTGTTAACTTCAGGATACCCAAGAACGATCTTGGCTACTACAACAATGCCAAGTATCAAGTCGAATCAGGGGAGTACATCTTCTGGACGGGTTCAAGTTCTAAGATGACTGATTTAAAGAATGCCACAATTAccctttaa